The genomic region ggggccctggtgcgtgacgcacagccaggcccccctccgtATGCAATTTTTCAACCCGCATTttagtggcgcacgggctgctgGTGGGCCCTAAGGGGATGCGGGCCCTGTCCCGATCGCACCCCAGGTAGTTCCGCAACTGTACTTTCTGAAGGAGAAAGAGAACAAGGCAGAGCTTAGTTTTAAGATTAGTTTAGATTAGTTTTAACAAGTCACTATATCTGTCTCACTTCAAAGGGAGAAGAAACAATTCTAGACCAATATGACATTTCCGGATTCATCCCCTTGGCTCTTCCCTGTTGATAAAATACCTCACAGTCATGTGAAGGAATTTCAGAAGCAGAATAAATGATCACAGAAACCTGGAACAAAATAGCAAGGCAGGAAAACTTCTGAACCATTTGGACCTGCCGCAGTGACCGATCAAATTTTCTGTCTGGAAATCATGGGCCAACCGAATCTCAGTGCTTGCCTCAGTCATCAAACAGGCAGTAAAGAGAGTGAGCTCCTATAATTGGTATTGTTTAGCTGTCAGCTAGCTAGCTGCACTAGGCAGGGGATCCAGTTTCTAAATAAAGCTACCTGACTAATCAAGATTTCCTCTAAAAATGAgagacagaaaaaggaaatctttgtaAGTTAATTTGGGTCTTTAATGATTCAGTGGGGATAGGTGTAATGCTGGTACGAAGGGGTCAGAAAAcgggtacaggtatggcatttaTAATCccaaatgctcaggacctggggttttccagataagcaaTCTTTCCAGACTTTGGATCAATGTActtaatgtgttaaaaaaaacattttaacgttaatgggcagatttataaagggtcgaattgaaaatttgaagttaaaaaattcagttCTTTCTACAAGCAGCACACACACACTTGGGAAAAGCTCTGATCCAATCCCCTGGCAGGACAGAAAAAAAGTACAACCAATAAACAACCCTATATTAGACCCCACCCCCTCCTGGCTCccagcagtgtttttttctgtcctgttCCAGTAGGAGAAGTAAAGGGACCTGTGGTCTGTAGAGCCAGACTAAGTACTGGTCTGAAGGCCGTATGGGGAACCATCTAAGGATGGGTTTCTCAGGGGGACTGGAGCTGTCTCTTAGGCATACCTGGCATACAAGTGCGGTCCCTGTATCCCCTGTGGGGGTAGAGTTGACCAGCTGACGTTCCTGATCCGGCTTGCCAGTTTCTCTGTGTCCTCACAGTGCATTGCGCTTGTGGGTGGACGCGCACTGATGACGTCATCAGCAGCAGCAAGGTAGCGATTCAGCTTCTAGGAAAGAAACTGGGTAAAGGAGGTTTTCATCAGTTTTAGGTGACATTAACAACCTGCCTGTAGGTGTTTAATCCCCATGGTGAAACAAATTATTGACTGCTGGTTCCTGTCTGTTCCTGTGTTCCAAGCTGCCAGGCTGCAGACTCGTGTAGGCTGCATAAGGTACTAAAAGTAGCCTATTGCCAGCCAGTTCTCTTTAAGTATGACATGTAATTACATATACTGTTACCCTTATTCTTTTTCTAGATGTCTGATACACCTAGATTggggaaaagaaagagaaagtcgAGGCACAATATATGTGCTCAATGTGAACAGCCATTGCCGGAAAATTATCAACGCTCAAAATGTGAAGCCTGTTTAAACCCACCTGCTAAAGAATTTCTTTCATGGTTTAAAAAGTTCCTTTCTGACACGATGACAAATTACgttttgtctgttttatctgAAAGCCCATTTGAACCGTTACAGTCAGCATCATTAAAACACTTGTCTTGGAAAACTGCCTTTCTTGTCGCCATCAGATCCGCAAGGAGGATTGGAGAGTTGCAAGCGTTCGCAGCAGTTCCTCCTTACACTACTTTTTTTCAAGACAAGGTCATACTAAGGACATATTTTACTCCAAAGGTCGCTTCTTCATCAAACATAAATTCTCAAATAATTTTACCTGCTTTCTGTCAGCAGCCAGAGAATTCTCAACAGAAGAAGCCTGGTACCCTGAATGTACACAGATGTCTGTCAGAATATATAGACAAGACAAAACTATTTATATCCACAGACCATTTATCTGTGTTATTTGtgcaaaggagaaaaagcagtaaaatccTCTATTTCCTCATGGATAAAGAGTACAATATCATTAGCATACTGTGCATCGGGGAAAGAACCTCCGTCTCAGTTAAGGGCCCATTCTACCAGGGCTGTTGCCACATCTTGGGCAGAAAAATCATCTGTAAATGTGAATGAGATTTGCAGAGCAGCATCCTGGAGTAATGTTCATACGTTTGTCAAGCATTATAGGTTGGACGTTGCAGCCTCTCAAGATGCAGCTTTCGGCAGCAGAATATTAGAAGCAGCTCTATAATCATATTTGATGTTTCCCACCCGGAATAGCTTGCTAAATCCCAACTGTGTGTGCTGCCTGGAGGACgtaaagaaaactgaaaatttgtcttacctgaaatttttttttcttgagtccgtaaggcagcacaatTATCCCTCCCTATTAAAAGAAATATTGCATAAAATTGTGTTATGTAGTTCTTCCTAGTATGAAGCTTGAAAACTGACACTGCCGGGAGCCAGGAGGGGGAGTCTAATATAGGGTTGTTTATTGGTTGtactttttttctgtcctacgaGGGGATTGGATCAAAGCTTTTCCCAAGTGTGTGTGCTACCTTACGGactcaagaaaaagaaaatttcagagtatttttatgtacttcgactagggaatagtccaaattcaattctaatttaaaaaaatatattgaaaaaaataacgaaatttatcatgtactgctttgaaattcgacttcgaccattcgccatctaaaacctgccgaattgctgttttagcttatgggggaccccctagaaccgatttggagtcaattggtggactttaaaaaaaaatctaactttattttttttgaaaatactatgaatcgaatacgatcttacttcgattctaATGATCGAACCcgcaaaaagaaacattttggttggtctttttttcttcaaatttcaaagttatgggagtatAAAAAACATCCCATTACTTTGAATTGGACCCAATAGGCTTTGGTTTTTGCAACAAAATGCATTCTTATTGTCTTTCAGACTGACCCACTGTATAGACTGATGTAGGCCCTCCAGTGACCTAATGTTTTGGTGGTAAAGTCATTGCAattttaatactaaggggcagatttactaaaaggcgaagtcgCCAGCAACCGCTTCACACACTTGGCACAACTTCGCTAGGtgtaaattcattaccactacgctaattcactaaaatgcaaagttgtgtcctggACACCGaatactggcgacttttcactagtaatacttcttcagtgccagcatttcatagcgaagatacactagcgttcgtttatgcctagcgaaaatttgctagtgatcttacgcttaggtcagtttgaatagggtgggtacattaaagttattagtatggacgtctttattagagatattggtgcaaatgcttgaagtggccactttttattacaaatgtcaagggaaccttaataaagacaaaagagatcagataatgccctagacatgagcctactgtaaaatgaatgttctatggctctcaaatgtctggggaaaaatgtcaacccaaaaaagttttagttaggacttttgcaggcaatcccgctgaaaaaaggaaaagtcgccagcggtttttcaactttaatgcattttcggcagacaggatatgatgtaaatgacagatgattgaggaagatctagctgctttatagcacttcgcttggtctgaggtggtgatgtcaactctggcgaaagactatggggcaaattcactaagattcatagttgcgccaggcgtaacttcgccgcacttcgcactccgcaaattcactaaaatctgaagttgcgctcaggggtaacgtaaggttgcgaagttgcgatagcgttgattcacgaagcaaagttacgctagcgatggttaatttgcatatggcgccaaatccaaattacaatggaggaataaacatttttttttgccctacacatgtgcccactgtatagttaagttgccatgagttaggaaatgtaggggggaaggaggggagccccaaaaattttttcaatctttttcagcctatcacccataatatagaaaaaacgccagcgttttttgggacttagaaaaatttttaactttttttgaagcaatccctatctactctattgcgcttcgcctggtctgaggtggcgaaggaagtctagcgtaaaaggtagcgttcagaacaatgtgcgcgttagtgaatttgcgtagttacgtccgttgcgcaagtTCGCCaggagtaagggtgcgaagtaacattagcgaatttgcgaagtaacgaaaatgaccaacgctagcgaattgacgcatagtgaatttgccccataacgttcagtaaaatccgcactgtggtgaatttgtggagcaatgaccattcgcctgagccaaaagttgcctggcaatagagtgtgaatgaacgctagcgacagtctctttcactagcgtattgtcatctgtgcctgttagtgaattggtgatgttcCTGCAAATTGGATTTCTGCCGAATTTTCTAGTGACGgccgcttcgccctttagtacatCTGCTCCTATGTCTTTCTGATGGGACTGCACTGACAGGAAACAATGTGCAACATTTTCAACAAACCGAGAGTGAATTCCATCCTATTCCATCCTTGCAAATGTTGTGCAGGCTGGGGGGGGTTCCTGCTGACCCATTTTACAACtgcaatataattgtatataaacaGGGAATTCAATTTGAAAAGCGCAAAAGTAAAAACTCATTAACGACACGCAGGTGttgataattattttattactatatGTATTATTGCACAGTTTGATAAGCAGGATGTAAAGGACTAGAACAGTGCATGATTTACTCCCTATGTAACTAGTGAATCTGAAGAACAATGTTCAACTATAACACAGCCATCATAAAAGGAGTTGCAATTTGTATTGGTGTAGATCTGCCTATCGTTTTATGGCTATTTGAATATTCCTGTATCTCTTCCCTGAAACTTTTTCATTACATTCACATATCCAGTGGCTGCCGCAGGGAACTGCAACAAACTACAAAGCAGTGTGTTAAGGCCCCTAGCAGAGAACAGGATGATTTGCTAAGAATATACTAAAAAGGCATCTACTGCTGGAGGAAATCTGTCTTCCCCAAAAACACTTTGGATTAGAAGTATTGAAAACTCATACTGAGAGCCTGTGTTCTGTTACTGCACGTATCCCCTAAAGACAATATCATTTTCAGGCTGTGAGCTTTTACTTGTCTAATTGTATCTAACATAACAATGCCAACTGACGCAAGCTGGAGCTAACATGGTACAAACTTTCTTGGTATAACTTATCTGGTTACAGTGCTGTTTACCAACCCGATACTTGGGACACCTCAACCTACTCTTGCACTACTCTTGCACTACTCTTGTGATGAGGGAAGCCAAGAGCTTGATGTGGTTTATAACATGTTTTCATTAGCGCCTGCATTGTCAGGTCCTTTCTAGGGATGTGGGTTTGCTGGCTTCTTATTAATTGTAGTGATTCCTGCCTGTAAAGTGCAAAAACTAGAGGCGATTTTGGGATGTGAAACATAAATACTAACGTATTAATGTGCACAAAACTTCTTCCCTGATTGGCTTGTCCTCCTTTAATGGTGCAATCCCTTCTCCTCTACTTCTTTTCCTATTATTCTAATGCATGATTGAATGCATTCTTGAACTTCCCTAATTGTCTAGTTCGATTTATATCTGTTGACCACTCACTTTTTGGATCTGTAGTTCCTCTTCATTGATCAGTATTTCACTTGCTCTAGCTAAATTTCCTTTACATATTTCACATACTGATCTTAACCTCAACATTATTTCTATATGTGTAAAAAATTCTTATTTGCAccacaggggaaaaaaattgcaatatcaTTCTCCTTTGTAAATTATCCCCCCTTGTGTTCACTTGTTAATACACAAGTGTTGAGGTTTCTTAAGGATAGGGTTGAACCACCATACCAGAGAAATTTGCAGAGTGAAGGCTGCTCCTGATCACTCTAGTAAGCAGGTAACGTAATGTCCAATCTGAACTGCAGCATAGTTGGGTCCACCATTTCAAATCAAAGTCTCTGAGGTTGACAGATTCAGAGTAAGATCCTTTGGCTTGTTGGCCTGATTGGTGGTTAGCACCCTCAGCTTGCACTGCATtttaaaaattggtttatttCTTACTTTTTCCTCCCTGAGTTGATTCAATTTCTAACTGGTCTGTACCAGAGGACTTCTCTATTTTCTCAGTCTTTGATTTTGCAccaacaggatccttttttgtgACCTTTGGACTATCTTCTTTTGATTTCTCTTCTTTGGAAGGTTGCGTTTCTATTTTTGTTACTTCTGTTTTTGTCTTGATGGCCTCTTTTTCTACTTTCTTGAGTGGTTCATTGTCTTTGGATGACTCCTTCTTTTCCTCTGTCTTAGGTGGCTTTTCTGCCTTGGAAGACATTTTTTCTTCATCTTTTGCTGGTTTGCTTTCCTCTACCTTGACTGACTTCTTTCCCTCATCCTTAGCTGGCTTCCCATCCAATTTTGGCTGCTTCTCAGGCTCCTTACTTGGTGCTTTCACGTCTACTTTGGGTGATTTATCTTCCTTCTTGGCTGGTTCTTTATCTTCTTTTACTACTTGATCCttgtcttctttcttttctttttgcttagAAGGTTCCTCCTTCTTAGTAGGCTTGTCCTTTACCTCTTTATTTGCtgattcttctgttttttttgtgtcattttcttctttcttagttggttcttttttctcttccttcttatgagtctctACTTTCTCATCTATTTTAGAAGACTCTTGTTTCTTTGCAGGCTCTGGCTTGACTTCTTTTTTTGTAGATTCCTTAGTTTCTTTCTTGGGGGGTTCCTTATCTTCTGTTTGGGTTGGTTCTCCCTTTTTCTTGTCAACTGCAACCTCCTTTTTTGGAAGCTCTTTATTTTCTTCTATaacttgttgttgttttttttcttccttctttgcAGATTCCCTTTTTTCTACCATCTCTGGTGGGTTCTGTTCCTCTTCAGCTGGGGATACTTTTGTTTCTTCTTTTGTGGATggctcctttttttctttttttggaggcTCCTCTTTCTTGGCTggttcctttttttcttcttttttgggaGGCTCATCTTTTTTGATAGCTTCCTCTTCTTTTTTGGCTGCCACCTTTTCCTCTTGTTTAGAAAGCTTGTCTTGTTTGGCTATTTCTTTATCGTCTTTCTTAGTTGATTCCTCTTTTGTAGTAACTTCTTTCTTGGATGGCTCTTTGACTTCATCTTTTTTGGCTGgttctgttttttcttcttttttgacaggttccttcttctctttttcctctggtcctccctcttcttctttcttGACTGACTCAAGCgtttcttcttccttcttttcaTCTTTCCTGGCAGGCtctttttttgttgctttatctttttcttcttttgtggCTGGTTTTAGCTTTCCCTCTGTTTCTGGTTgacctttttcctcttttttggCTGGCTCTGGCTTTTCTTCAGTTTTTGGTTTACCCTTTTCCTCTTTTTTGGCTGGCTCTGGCTTTTCTTCAGTCTTGGGTTGttccattttttcttctttttttgctgcCTTCTTCATTGAAtctactttttcttctttcttggcAGGCTCTTTCTGCTCCTTTTTTATTGGTTCTCCCTTTTCCTCTATCTTAGCTGGCTCTGGCTTCTCATCCACCTTGGTCTGCTcatttttgtcttcttttttggcagcctctttcttttcttccttttttggttctcctttttcctctttttttataGACTCTGGCTTTTGTTCAATGCTGGTCTGTTCAATTTTCTTGGCAGGCTCCTTCTCCTCTTTCTTTGTTGGttcctctttttcttctttctttgctgCCTCTTTGTCTTCTGTCTTTGTCTCTTCGCTCTTCCCTTCCATACcaggcttttcttttttttttgctggttctACCTTCTCCTCTTTCTTAACtggtttctcttctttctcttttggGTCTACATCTTTTATCTTTTGCTCAGGTCCTTTATCTGTCACTTTAGTGggtttcttttcttctattttatCCATGTCTTCATCCTTTGTTTCCTCAGTCTCTTTTTCCTCTCCCTCTCCAGTCTCAGCAGAATCCTCTCCCTGATTGTTTTTAGtatcctcttcttcctccactGTATCATGCTCATtttcctcttctttctctttttcttcttctttttcttcttcttcctgttcttcttcttcttctccttccttACTTTCCTCTTTTTCTACAGAAGGTGTTTCTTCTTCCTGTTCTTCCTCAAGAGAAATGACTACTTCATCTTCCTCTGTCACTTCCTCGGTCACTTCCTCAGTCACTTCCTCAGTCACTTCCTCAGTCACTTCCTCAGTCACTTCCTCAGTCACTTCCTCGGTCACATGGGTTTCTTCTGTTTGTTTTTCTACAATGACTGTTTCTTTATCagatttttccacaattttaatcttttcctctttttttactttgatgtgttttGGAGTGCTTGGCCCACGAGGAATCTTTTCAGCAAATGAAAAAGGATCAAATCCAGAACCAAGTCGACATTCTTCACCTTCTAATAGTTTTCTAAAGTAAAGCAAAAGTAGTGGGAAGATTAGTCAAGTCACTTATATAAAGTGATCTTACAATATTCCTCCAGCATTTCCTGAAATGTTTTTTGAATTGTCCTTAAATTTCTCTTGACACCCAAAACTACAAAAAGTATTGGTCTATAATTTATTAATTCTAAAGGGACCCCTTCTTGCTTGGGGGGTAATGGCTGACTGTTTTAGATTACCACCACCAGGTGCAG from Xenopus laevis strain J_2021 chromosome 1S, Xenopus_laevis_v10.1, whole genome shotgun sequence harbors:
- the nefh.S gene encoding neurofilament heavy polypeptide, giving the protein MLSFSLERSMGPVTYRKPPGDHYLRSSSVSLTHSGSSSFQSHSRSRRSAPSYSESPEPSNGPRDEKEALQGLNERFAGYIDKVRRLEEQNRGLQQEATALRKQQAGISAIGQLYEREICDMRNQLLKINSENGQEQLERERLSEDIELLRMKTQEEERLKEESLAAERALRQFMQECSLEREQLGRKVQALEDEAAHLCKCHQDDVEEMLSQIQGSQATTEQMGEVPSLELASALKEIRAQLEGHIGKNNVQTQGWFQVQLNKLNEASHVNTQAIRSASDEITNYRHQVQSQITQLEVLKSSQQSLERQCLDMEDRHQAEMASYQDTLHQLDNELRTTKWEMAAQIREYQDLLNVKMALDIEIAAYRKLLEGEECRLGSGFDPFSFAEKIPRGPSTPKHIKVKKEEKIKIVEKSDKETVIVEKQTEETHVTEEVTEEVTEEVTEEVTEEVTEEVTEEVTEEDEVVISLEEEQEEETPSVEKEESKEGEEEEEQEEEEKEEEKEKEEENEHDTVEEEEDTKNNQGEDSAETGEGEEKETEETKDEDMDKIEEKKPTKVTDKGPEQKIKDVDPKEKEEKPVKKEEKVEPAKKKEKPGMEGKSEETKTEDKEAAKKEEKEEPTKKEEKEPAKKIEQTSIEQKPESIKKEEKGEPKKEEKKEAAKKEDKNEQTKVDEKPEPAKIEEKGEPIKKEQKEPAKKEEKVDSMKKAAKKEEKMEQPKTEEKPEPAKKEEKGKPKTEEKPEPAKKEEKGQPETEGKLKPATKEEKDKATKKEPARKDEKKEEETLESVKKEEEGGPEEKEKKEPVKKEEKTEPAKKDEVKEPSKKEVTTKEESTKKDDKEIAKQDKLSKQEEKVAAKKEEEAIKKDEPPKKEEKKEPAKKEEPPKKEKKEPSTKEETKVSPAEEEQNPPEMVEKRESAKKEEKKQQQVIEENKELPKKEVAVDKKKGEPTQTEDKEPPKKETKESTKKEVKPEPAKKQESSKIDEKVETHKKEEKKEPTKKEENDTKKTEESANKEVKDKPTKKEEPSKQKEKKEDKDQVVKEDKEPAKKEDKSPKVDVKAPSKEPEKQPKLDGKPAKDEGKKSVKVEESKPAKDEEKMSSKAEKPPKTEEKKESSKDNEPLKKVEKEAIKTKTEVTKIETQPSKEEKSKEDSPKVTKKDPVGAKSKTEKIEKSSGTDQLEIESTQGGKSKK